In Plasmodium brasilianum strain Bolivian I chromosome 12, whole genome shotgun sequence, the genomic window tgtatttttgtttatgatAAGACTTATTAGCACaatgtaattattttctttaattttatgacAAAGTGGTATGTGCATCATTAATTCgttatttaaaatgaatttttatttcaaggTAGTATATTCTTGcttgttcataaaattctacaaaaaatgttgttaattttatgcacacggaataattttaatgtgCACGTTAGTGTTCAACTTTAGTTAGCGTTAATGTAAGTTAATACAACGTAAATGTATGGTTAGTAAATCGTTAATGTAACATTAATATAATCCTAATTTAAGGCTAATATGAGGCTAATTTAGTGCTTATTTAAagttaagtttttttttttttttttttttttttttggtgaaAGTTTTGATATACGCTTTTTGATTTTACCTGAATTTGGATCAGGACGTGCACATATTTAATTACCAGCATATGTTCACAcacacaaaaatatatattcctacATGACTACATTTTTACATGACTACATTATTACGTTGCTACATTATTACGTTGCTACATTACTAAGCTACTACATTACTAAGCTGCTACATTACTAAGCTACTACATTACTAAGCtactacatatatgtacacgctacttttaaaatttaagcTTAAATAACTTAAATTTCTTAATAGGAATAAAGTACTAATCAGACTTACTTTTATTACCTGCATTTATTTTGGctcataaatgtatattgtaCGTTATACACATTTTgtcttaaaataaaaaaaaaacataaactagaaaataaaagcaaaaaaacagataaacagaaaaaaatatcagTTGAGCACTTTTTCCATCTCGGTAAAATTCATTTtagcactttttttttttttttttcctctgtTTATgagtttttaaaaacaaaacaaaacatacATTACAAAACAGAGTAGAGCAGAGCAGAGCAAAACAGCACATAAAAtaacgtaaaaataaaataacataaaataacgtaaaaataaaataacataaaataacgtaaaaataaaataacataaaataacgtaaaaataaaataacataaaataacgtaaaaataaaataacataaaataacgtaaaaataaaataacataaaataacgaaaaaaaaaaataaagtaggTACACGGTTTTGTAAATCAAGCTGTCTAAAACTCTTTTATAAGTAGAAATAAAACATAGGTCCATGAGCCTATAACTCGtgttgctttttttttttttttttaaatcttggACCCCTATTTTATGTCATTTTTCGCACATTTCATGGCATGATACATTTGGCAAAACcctttttgtaaattttatatttccataTTGAAActacagaaaaaataattttacatatttattgcCAAATTTTCAACTTGTAATTAAATCGTGCCATCATATATAAGAAGCATATACGTGTGATATACATTTCCCACATACATGGTCTACACTGCCTACATATTCACTGCCTACGTGCCATCCTCTTAGTGTGGTTGTAAAATTCCCTTAAAATGGATCAGAACTCAAATGAAAACTTCGACATGTTGAACGGATATAATAACACCTcagatataaatgaaaaccCAAGTGAATATTACAAGGAAGAAAGTAAAAACATGAGTGGACACAATTCCAATTTAGAGGATGAAAATGGTAGAGAATCTATTGTGGGGGCACAATATATACCTGATTTACACGGCTTAGGTAGAGAGAGACAAGCGTTATCTTGTAAGGTAAATGTGATAGAAATACCAGGACAAGTAACACCTTATCATACTCCAAATGATGATACATGTTCATATGTAGAATCATTGTATGATGAAGATGGAATACCACTTACAACTACTTCAAATGGTGGtacaaatgaaaagaaattatgGTCTTGGACTAGTGATGGGAAATTAAAACTACTATGTTCACAGCCAATAATTCCTGTATCTGTTGTACAAGATATACTAAGAAgagataaaattattttaataccACAAGTAGAAGTAACAGATTTTGTTATTCCAAAAGTATATAGTCAAAATATTAAGCATGATATACCAAAATTagatataaatgtaaaatgcTCTAATATACAAATTCCAAATGTTAAGTATGTagataaagaaataattataccTATTATTACTGGATACACTCATAAATTTATACCAAAATGGGAAATACATAAAGTACCTAGACCTatagttaaatatattgGTGAACAAAAAATAGTTGAAGTACAAGTAcctgaaataaaatatgtggATAAAATagtagaaaaagaaattattgtTGATACGGTTGAAAAACGAATTCctaaaattatagaaatacCCAAATATGTTGATGAAGTACAATATGTATGGAAACCtattgaaaaaattgtatatatacaaaaactTGTACCAAAATTTGATGTCAATCTTGAGTGTCCTCCACCTTTAATAGTTCCATATCCTGTACAAACCATTAAACAAATACCACCTGTTATGATTaaaaaagatacaaaaaTTCCTGATGACTGTAATTACAATGATTCCTTATATTCACCAGAAGGATCTCTACCTATCcctaaagaatatattactCATTTTACGACACAACAACAAAAATCTGTAAAAGGGATGTTTTCAACTTGTTGCACATCAAATATGGTAAAATGCACAGACGATCAACACAATACATATCATGATGGTATGCCATATAATACTGGTTTAATACCTGCAGAAATGGCTTTAGAGGACGGTCTAAATATTTGTAGTTACTCTAACTCTTTTGTAAATAGAAACCAGGAATCCGTTTTAAAAAAGAGGGAAAACCAACCCGTTAATGTGAACGCATAAAGGGGGTAAAAACGCACACAAAAGCTGTTGGTATATACGATATAATTCTACGAGACTATCTGCTTTGTGCTACATTTGATTTAGCTACTCAAGTTCACGTGCTCATTTGCCTGTACATTTATCCACCTATTCACTCGCTTCATTACAGTTCACCCATTCTATGCTTTTATCTCTGCTAtgcatattttcttttcaagTATAATTATTCAATTATCTGGAAAAAGTCATTAAATGAGGAAAGATACTACAAGTTATTGGATGGATTGTATTATCCTCCCCTTCTCCATGCTGATCATGCCACTATATACTTTTCTATTAGGCACATGTTCTCCGTTTCAGTCGTgttgctatatatatatatatatacatattatgtacacataCGCATGCACGTGTACATTGGCAATAACGACAGTACcgtttttttgaaaattcaGCGGACAACCATATCCATGATGTTGCATATGCATTTACGGGAGGAACACACACCCATAATTtccataaaattattttgcaatttttaatTGTCCATTTTTAACAACAGAAAGTGCGTGAAGAAAATTGAGGTATAACCATATTTggtttcttcttcttttcttcttttttcttttttttgcactTTGTTATTTGTAGTTACAAATTTGTCATTTGCAGTCATCAATTTGCTATTTGCAATTTGTGGTCTGGCTTGTTTGATTTGCTTTACTCTTTTGTTCCTCTGTCTATtcttgtttaatttttaacaaaacaactattttaacaatttaactgttttcgctttttttttttttttttttttttttttttaatattattgttaattgtGCATAAgttttagtaaaaaatttcatcaatttaagtgaaaaaaaatataatttatattttttttatatttgagacataaaatgtatatgatatgatcattacaaaaaatcagaataaaaaaaaaataataataaatattaaacagCTTGTAATTAACAAAACTCTTTTTGTCATTTCGTTGTCATGATATATAGCATCTCTGTTATACTTTTTCAATAAATGCTTTAACTCTGTAAAAGGACGGGTAAGTAATATTAATCAATGGGGGAAACGAAAATGGAGGCAAAAATGCGGAAGAAAGAGGCAAAAATGAGAGAGCAAAAAAAGAGTGTAACAAGGGTAAACATAAGAAGCGCATAGAAAAcagaatatttaatttatatgtatgacTAAATGTTCAGCTAACTTTCGTTCTCCTTTTCTACATCTCTCAATTTTTGTTGTAGTtgtactataaaaaaaaataatttataattgcATTCCTTAGTGTAAATTGTATCCTcctcattaattttattcttgcGTCTGTAGGAAATttacaaaaggaaaaaattattttttatttcaatgtatgaattaaagaaaatactcctcaaaataataattgaaatgtgaatagtaatatatgggggggggaaaaaaaaaaaaaaaatagatacaaatatgcatatacatatatgtagataGTGTTATCACCTACTCATGGTGTATAaatttgagaaaaaaaaaaaaaaaaaaattaaaatcgTAAGGGAACGATTTTCTCGAAATTTATCCTATAACATACCCAtatgattatataattactatatgtacacatgtgcAAGTGTGTGTCTACGCTTCCGTTTTTCTTCTATCTCAcgatatctatctatatatatatctttctttttttttttgacctTGCTTTACTTAAGCAGCTTAAATCTTTGACAGTTTTATTGTTTAGATTATTATAATGTAGTCGAtccatatacatatttactttttattcagaggaaaaattaagtatatttttgtgCATGAACTTTTTCGTCTTTTCGCTTATGTACTTTTCTCTATGGAATGCCAATTGCTAATATTGGCTTAACTGCTCACGTGCACTTTTTGTTCTCTTTCTCGAAAGTGAAAAAGAATGAAGTAAAATACAGTAACATGAAGTAAAATacagtaatataaaataaaatacagtaatataaaataaaatacagtaatataaaataaaatacagtaatataaaataaaatacagtaatataaaataaaatacagtaatataaaataaaatacagtaatataaaataaaatacagtaatataaaataaaatacagtaatataaaataaaatacagtaatataaaataaaataatatataaaaaaaaataaattaaaattagaataaaGTAAATGCAAACGGTACACTACTGATTAAGGGTGGGGAAGAGAAATGCGTCCACATATAAAATCCAAATAAAACATTTCCCCATAGTTGTatgcaagaaaaaaaaaaaataacaataaaataaaataattaaaataggGTAAAATAATgcgaaaaatagaaaaggcaaaataaagcaaaaaaaaaggaaaggcaaaataaagcaaaaaaaaaaaaaagaaaaggcaaaataaagcaaaaaaaaaaaaaaggcaaaataaagcgaaaaaggacaaaataatgtaaaataaactTTCTATTTGAGCGTCACCCCTTGATACattgttaaaaattatttacattttgttttatcacTGTAGGGCATtgtctttttaaaaattccaGAGAATATGAAATGTTAGCATTAAAATATGCTAgttgttttaattttctaaaatGTGCTTCATATATTGTGTATTATATCACATATACATTCCGTTTTcctaatttttaaaaaaaaaaaaaggaaaaaaaaaaaaaaaagaaagtaacGTGTTAAAGTTCGATCCATATCTCAGTGTGCAAACACTTCTTTCTATGTTTTGAAAAAGTTATAGTATCACATTAAAAtgagcttttttttttttttttttttaaatatgtacttAATCGTCTCTTCTTAATTATTGTGTATTCTCATTTGAACGGCTGTggtttataaatttatttaactgAGTAAAAATACGTATTATGAACACGTATTTATGCACATACGTAAGTGCACATAAGTAAATTcatttacgtatatacactgaaatacaaataaaatgaatgtaaTAAAAGGCAGAACATTCGAGGTACTTCTAGGAAGAAGTTTCAGGTATAGGTGTGCATATAAGGGTTAAAGTAACTACTTCAAAAAGGGATAGTataataagagaaaaaaaaaaaaaaaaaagatgaagatTATATATTACCTTGCAAATGCTTAATGGGATGCTCATGAATACATACTCAGATGAGTAAAACATGCGAGTGCATACTGTGCAAAATATGGGTAGTCAtaatattccattttttatgataattttccaaacataaaaagggaaaataagaaaaaaacacGAGCAGCAGAATGAAGAGGTtggtgaaaaaataaaaaaaatgaataaacggataaacgaataaacgaaaaaataataacaaatggTGGTACAAATGGTGGTACAAATGGTGGTACAAACGATGGTACAAAGGTGCAGAAAAGGGGTGCTCCCCACTTATAGGGGAAGACCTATTTACCCAGAATTTCAAGTGCTACTAATTGAAACTAATTACAACAAATTGTAGCTAACCGCAGATAACTACGACTAACCATGACTAATCGCTTCCATTCGCTTCTATTCTCTTCTAGTCGCTGCTATTCGCCGTTATTCAAGCTAACCATTGCTAGGCTACAGCTAAACCTGGTGGGTCCtcttaaaaatgtaatgatTGACGGGCGCTAAAGTCATGCCTTGTTCTAATacgaaataagaaaatataggATCCGTATCCAGAtgataattaaatttttttagaaaaatattcaaagaattTAAGACAAGCGAATTTGTGACAACATAGAGGGGAAGCTCACCCTTAAGCGAATTAGAAAAACGGTATTCCAAACatgcataatttattttttcatattgaAACTTAAATTGTTTTGTTTGATTAAGATTTTGTTGATAATGGTGATGATGACCAAACCAATAAAATGATTGATCTGGTAGGATATATGGCTCtctcatatttatataatgtatatcgtttttcttattaaacatgttataaaataaattcccAAAATTATCATCATATATACGCTTCCTCCAATTATATAGGAACTctccatttatttttttaatatgtggAGAACAGTCTAAAAAGccaattttaaattttctatgTATATGGGAATATAAAGGGGTATCATAACAATCTGTTATAAATATGGTAATATCTTCGTCCTTGTTTGTTTTTAAGTTTCTAAAATATGCCATTACTTTTTCGGGAGAACTATTATGAACAAGACAGAAAAAAAGGGTAcatattaaatgaagaaaaaagttaaaattaatgaggaaaaaaaggaatttttttgttctttgaTTTTTTGCATCTTgtccatttttttcatttttctcatCTTGTACATTTTTCTCACCTTCTACATTTTTCTCACCTTCTACATTTTTCTCACCTTCTACATTTTTCTCATCTTGTACATTTTTCTCATCTTgtccatttttttcatttttctcatttttccCACCTGTGTACACTTCCTTCTCGTCATTCTTCGCATCGCACGTAACTTTGTGCAAGGTCACACCGGTATGTGCACTTAAGAATGGGAGGTACCCTATAACCATTTTGTGCTCCTTGTGTTTActaaaggataaaaatattacttcaACAAAAGTCGATATGTACACTACATAATCTATTCTTGAAAATgctaaatgaaataaattttttttttttttttttttatttatcatatttttccatatatcaACATAACCATAGAAAGTAAAAACAGTAAATAGTAAATAAATGGATGGTattacacataaaaaaaaaaaaaaaaagaatgttttccaaaataaatattttctccacttaaaatattaaatacaaaaaagttGTATGGCGATACTGTTATTTTaccataataatatgaatcgataacaataataataattagtaatataaacacatacaaACATCCTATAACTAAAACTTCCTTCCACTTTAGTATATTTTCACCATCCAgatgttttataaaataagatatatatatacacacccAGAACAATGCCGCACTCGGTCTCATCATAATACAAAAGATACTAAAACTTAAACTCAGcaataaattttgtatatgaAGATATTTGCTTTTAGATAAACCTACCAATTTGTTATACTCTACTtgcttaaaattattttgtgtaTCGTGTACATCTTTTGATGCGCAATGATATGTATAAGCATTATCGCCACTTCCACTCTTACATCCACCACTGCCGCTTCCCCTCGTACGATTTCTCCTTTTCAAACAGCCTATAGCTTGACCTTTTAAAGGGAAATCGAACACCCCCGTTGAACTAGTAACCACTGCTTGGTCATCTCCATTTTGACTACAATCATTTGGATAAAGTACacttttatttccatttagGGGAACAGGGGCGTAATAATTTTTGGATAGATAATAAATCCCCCATATGTTGAATATACACTCAAATGAGTTAGATGACGTTCTACATATGGAATAGATGTGAAaccaacaaaaaaaataacaagcTAAAATTGTATAAATGAGCTGATTATTAGTTTTaccctttttttccttttccctATATAATCTGATATACCATAAAAAAATCAATTTCATAAAACCATAATCGCCAAAAGCTGCACATAACCCTTGAAAAATTTTAGGTACATATAAAACAAAGAATGGGGTATCTAACTCggtaattttcaaaatataaaataatatagcaTATATGAAAGGATGAACAACAGATCTTAAGGATATACATGGTTCCCACTCCCAAGGCATATGCCCATAGCCAAATACCCAATAATGTGAGATTTCTATTGATTGAGCATATTCATCAGGGAAAAAGGACGTTCGAACGaataaacaattaaataatcgaaaaattataaaaaataagagatACTTCCTTGGAcgtaaaatttttcttaaaatggATTCGCTCCATTGTAGGAAGTCGCCATATATTATCCTTTGCATTTGAAAAgtagaaaaaagtaaaacgaaaaaaattaaaaacacgtaaacaaataaaaaaaaataaaataaaaaggataaaaaaaataaaatttaaaaaaaaaatataaaaaaataaagtatcgGTGTAATTTTTGCGTTTACATGTGTGCATGCATGAACACATGAATgtgcatatgcatacatacatacatacatacatacatacatatatatatatatatatatatatatatatatatatatatatgtccatgtaaatgtatatatgtgaggagaaacttttaaaaatgacCTTAACTCTTTCCAGTTGCTGATCCGCTCCGTCTATTCATTCGTTCACTTGTTAGCTTACTCATACCCCTACACACGCAAATACTAATCCAAACGCACATAGTTGTTCTCTAGGTTCATTAACACCCGCTTATACTCTACGCACTACAATAGCTCTTTCCTTTAGTAGATGTTGCAAAGTTATATACTCAACTGGGagcacatatacacatatatacatatatgtgcttACTCCAATGAGactaattaatattaatattactgcTTAACCGCAATAAGCTAAGAAAAAGTCATATGATACCACTTTGTTTTCACTTACATTCTTCTGTTTGCTCTTTTCTAAAAATCCTTAACACaaagaaatttataaaaaaaagcatgTCTTTATACAGTAGTgaactacaaaaaaaaaaaaaaaaaaaaaaatagaatgcGTTACTTCTTTATAGTTATTCGTAAATTGTTATCAATATCGTTAATATTGTTGCATGCgattttacattttacatatatcacACTTcgcatttattttatcatgttCTCATTTCGACTGTTCTCGAGTGCttacaattttaataaaatacacaTACTCATTTGGCTCTTATTACTTTATACatacctttttaattttagttTTTGTAAGTGAACATGCGCACAATATGGGACAAAACACAATGTTTTCACGGCTATGTAAATAAGCACAGTtgaatatgcataaatatgtacatacgtacatatatacatacctGTGTATATACCTGTGTacatatctttttatatacctccgtatatacctatatacTTAATTGTGGACATACGTGTACTCATATTTGGCCCgttttaagaaaaaacaaaatttattcattttagtagttacaaaaaaaaaaaaaagaaaaaatggtaacgacagaaaataaattcttcaaaaataaaaaaatattaatataacattaaaattaagctacatatcaaaatattttaaattattagagtaaattaattaaaaatatatatgtatctgAATTTTggcaagaaaaaaaaaaatagataaaaagtGAAGGAGTAACCAGCTGTAATGAAGTGTTTGTTAAGAAGTTACACCTATATGCCCCCGAATCAGTATATACAAAtctgtaaatatttttcccctatatgtatatatatgaaagtaTGTACTTATTTACGCAAGTATGTACCTATTTacacatgtatgtacttatttacgcatgtatgtacttatttacacatgtatgtacttatttacacatgtatgtacttatttacgcatgtatgtacttatttacgcatgtatgtacttatttacacatgtatgtacttatttacacatgtatgtacttatttacttatgtatgtgtaGGTACATTACCGCGGGGAGCAGTAAGAGTTAAAAAAGAAGGCCGCTTTCAATTTGAtgaaatacattttataaatctGCATTATCCATACGTATATCATCTACTTATGATCCCCATTAATGTGATACTAAATATGATAGCACATTTGAGGTTAGAGATGCACACAGtatttatagaaatatgTACGTGAGTTGGGTAAGAAGTATTCTTTTGCAATGTACTTGCAGACTGCACATTATAACAccttaatataaatatattatctgctagtttaaaatatatcaccCCTCCTCCCATGAATactcatataaattattatgtgtGTATAACCGAGCATAGACGTGTGAGACTGCGTACATGAGCAatggtatatatgtacaaaggATGCATCGAACACAACCACACATGCATGCGAGTAAAAGCAGGCCAATGAGAAGCTAATATTTCATAGTTCAAAAGTCAAAATCGTTACTACCACTATCCCCCTTCCTGTTCCCTCTCTATGATCAATAATAACAACCAAGTAAATGATAACctgtttttcttcttctctATGAAGAGCGTTTTACTGTTCATTCGTATATGTTGACCTTTTAGAGAATTACCTTTTGTTTGCCTTGGTTTATACTGTTACACTTTTCACTATAGTAGTTATAATTCCTGTAAGACAATGgttcaataaataaattgtcTAGCATCTTATTTATTCCATCGATTACTTTACTACCtgttttttgtgtttttggAATTGGAATTCTACCAAAATTTCTTGGCAGGTTTCTATGTTTTTCTAAGGTAGTACTATCTAAAGcagaatttattttatcaaataaaTTACTTCCTGTTTTTAACGTTGGTCTTTCTCCTCTTGAGTAATGAGGATCTGGATTGTAAAAAGGATGCAAATCATACATATTTGTGTCGTTGTGTCTTCTTATTGATTTGTATGATGATTCCAACATAGCtatcattatatttacaatatcATCAAGATATGTTCCTACTGTTAAAGTGATTCTTTTGAATATATCaaattttttcccattttgatgatttgatatatatttgaaatttggtccattaagtatatattcatattttggGTTAAACGATTCTTTCTTATTAAAGTTACATGCATTCAATGCACAatgtattccttttttcaaaaatgaaTCATCCCTTGCATCCTTCATCATATAGTAAAGATGTGGGGGTATAGTTctaaaattatcattatttataaaaggaTATTCATTTGAATAGCCTGAAAATGAAGGACTACTACATAAGGAAttcatatcattattatcagaTGGGAAATAGGGAGTTGTGGTACGTAAATATGTATCACTTTTGGAAGGAGGATATAAATCATAGGGAAATTGATAAGGATAATTCCCTTCTTCTATGTTTGAACACCTTGAATATAATGGTGATAATGTATTTTCTGCGGAATATAGTTGTCTATTATTTCCTGAGGTGTAATAAAATGGTGCTCTGTTTACATTTTCATGATTATTTGAAAGTGCTTCCATATCTGCATGGTTATAATTGTATACATTTTCTGTATAGCCCCTCCTATTCCTCAAAGGGCAACTACTTCCATTGTGAATAGTGGTGTGTGCATTATAGTCATTT contains:
- a CDS encoding inner membrane complex protein 1k; translated protein: MDQNSNENFDMLNGYNNTSDINENPSEYYKEESKNMSGHNSNLEDENGRESIVGAQYIPDLHGLGRERQALSCKVNVIEIPGQVTPYHTPNDDTCSYVESLYDEDGIPLTTTSNGGTNEKKLWSWTSDGKLKLLCSQPIIPVSVVQDILRRDKIILIPQVEVTDFVIPKVYSQNIKHDIPKLDINVKCSNIQIPNVKYVDKEIIIPIITGYTHKFIPKWEIHKVPRPIVKYIGEQKIVEVQVPEIKYVDKIVEKEIIVDTVEKRIPKIIEIPKYVDEVQYVWKPIEKIVYIQKLVPKFDVNLECPPPLIVPYPVQTIKQIPPVMIKKDTKIPDDCNYNDSLYSPEGSLPIPKEYITHFTTQQQKSVKGMFSTCCTSNMVKCTDDQHNTYHDGMPYNTGLIPAEMALEDGLNICSYSNSFVNRNQESVLKKRENQPVNVNA
- a CDS encoding hypothetical protein (conserved Plasmodium protein), which encodes MYMDRLHYNNLNNKTVKDLSCLSKARRKNKINEEDTIYTKECNYKLFFFIVQLQQKLRDVEKENEKLKHLLKKYNRDAIYHDNEMTKRVLQRNKRVKQIKQARPQIANSKLMTANDKFVTTNNKVQKKEKRRKEEETKYGYTSIFFTHFLLLKMDN
- a CDS encoding GPI mannosyltransferase 3 — protein: MSKLTSERMNRRSGSATGKKISHYWVFGYGHMPWEWEPCISLRSVVHPFIYAILFYILKITELDTPFFVLYVPKIFQGLCAAFGDYGFMKLIFLWYIRLYREKEKKGKTNNQLIYTILACYFFCWFHIYSICRTSSNSFECIFNIWGIYYLSKNYYAPVPLNGNKSVLYPNDCSQNGDDQAVVTSSTGVFDFPLKGQAIGCLKRRNRTRGSGSGGCKSGSGDNAYTYHCASKDVHDTQNNFKQVEYNKLVGLSKSKYLHIQNLLLSLSFSIFCIMMRPSAALFWVCIYISYFIKHLDGENILKWKEVLVIGCFKHKEHKMVIGYLPFLSAHTGVTLHKVTCDAKNDEKEVYTGGKNEKNEKNGQDEKNVQDEKNVEGEKNVEGEKNVEGEKNVQDEKNEKNGQDAKNQRTKKFLFFLINFNFFLHLICTLFFCLVHNSSPEKVMAYFRNLKTNKDEDITIFITDCYDTPLYSHIHRKFKIGFLDCSPHIKKINGEFLYNWRKRIYDDNFGNLFYNMFNKKNDIHYINMREPYILPDQSFYWFGHHHHYQQNLNQTKQFKFQYEKINYACLEYRFSNSLKGELPLYVVTNSLVLNSLNIFLKKFNYHLDTDPIFSYFVLEQGMTLAPVNHYIFKRTHQV
- a CDS encoding inner membrane complex suture component is translated as MNDFNSSKINSAEKRINKKLSKDTDIMKEGIHYIPKKGRSSIMNNLINEVAYDGSYNDISILNEPKNITRNVDIENVTSAASVAKVTNGIHIENTGRSKNYDHIFLNNLSDNNFVYIPDRNIRDHNQRNSLSTFNTVNTINTINPNNTINPCILDETVNDYNAHTTIHNGSSCPLRNRRGYTENVYNYNHADMEALSNNHENVNRAPFYYTSGNNRQLYSAENTLSPLYSRCSNIEEGNYPYQFPYDLYPPSKSDTYLRTTTPYFPSDNNDMNSLCSSPSFSGYSNEYPFINNDNFRTIPPHLYYMMKDARDDSFLKKGIHCALNACNFNKKESFNPKYEYILNGPNFKYISNHQNGKKFDIFKRITLTVGTYLDDIVNIMIAMLESSYKSIRRHNDTNMYDLHPFYNPDPHYSRGERPTLKTGSNLFDKINSALDSTTLEKHRNLPRNFGRIPIPKTQKTGSKVIDGINKMLDNLFIEPLSYRNYNYYSEKCNSINQGKQKVIL